A window of the Thalassospira indica genome harbors these coding sequences:
- a CDS encoding enoyl-CoA hydratase/isomerase family protein, translating to MSTASNSSETGAEAPVLFSQDGPVGRILLNRPKALNALDLVMVDMMMAQLKSWEQDPSVKVVVIEGVGEKAFCAGGDIRGLYDARKVDDEEMLDAFYRREYHLNHYVATYPKPYIALMDGITMGGGVGVSIHGRFRVVTERTLFAMPETGIGFFPDVGGGYFLPRCPGEIGMYLGLTGARIKAADCLYAGLATHGAESAKLDAIKGALANAAWDGDGFAIADDILNKHETPFGSASLSEIRSEIDHCFAGDSVAAIFEALRNTASAFGTETLETLLGKSPTSLCVSFEQIRQGGDMSLAEVLNMEYRLSQRMVCKPDLFEGVRAVIVDKDHAPKWQHGDIGQVDPREVAEYFEKLPKDKELNL from the coding sequence ATGAGTACTGCATCAAATTCATCGGAAACTGGCGCCGAAGCCCCCGTTCTGTTTTCGCAGGATGGTCCGGTTGGGCGTATCCTGTTGAACCGTCCCAAGGCGCTTAATGCGCTTGATCTGGTGATGGTCGACATGATGATGGCGCAGCTGAAATCCTGGGAACAGGATCCATCGGTGAAAGTCGTTGTCATTGAAGGGGTCGGCGAAAAGGCATTCTGCGCAGGTGGCGACATTCGTGGTCTTTATGATGCCCGCAAGGTTGATGACGAAGAGATGCTTGATGCATTTTATCGTCGGGAATATCACCTGAACCACTATGTCGCGACCTATCCAAAGCCCTATATCGCCCTGATGGACGGGATTACCATGGGCGGTGGTGTCGGGGTTTCAATTCATGGCCGGTTCCGGGTTGTGACCGAACGCACGCTTTTTGCCATGCCTGAAACCGGTATTGGATTTTTCCCGGATGTCGGCGGGGGCTATTTCCTGCCGCGGTGTCCTGGCGAAATAGGGATGTATCTTGGTTTGACCGGGGCGCGGATCAAGGCAGCAGATTGTCTTTATGCCGGACTCGCAACCCATGGGGCGGAAAGTGCGAAACTGGATGCCATTAAGGGGGCGCTGGCAAATGCGGCGTGGGACGGTGATGGCTTTGCCATTGCCGATGATATCCTGAACAAGCATGAAACGCCGTTCGGTTCAGCGTCACTTTCAGAAATTCGCAGCGAGATCGATCACTGCTTTGCTGGCGACAGTGTTGCGGCGATATTTGAAGCCTTGCGGAATACGGCCAGTGCATTTGGCACAGAGACGCTTGAGACGTTGCTGGGCAAATCGCCGACATCGCTGTGCGTCAGTTTCGAACAAATCCGTCAGGGGGGCGATATGTCGCTGGCAGAGGTCCTGAACATGGAATATCGCCTGTCTCAGCGCATGGTGTGCAAGCCGGACCTGTTTGAAGGTGTGCGGGCGGTGATTGTCGATAAGGATCATGCGCCGAAATGGCAGCATGGTGATATCGGTCAGGTCGATCCACGCGAAGTGGCGGAATATTTCGAAAAACTGCCAAAAGACAAAGAGCTTAATCTTTAG
- a CDS encoding DUF6898 family protein encodes MTSRYNTSNEIYFELRQVGTYLRCTAIDGKTGVEVTVAGPVSRNPEQLKRVAAQKLEYVLKKG; translated from the coding sequence ATGACCTCACGCTATAACACCTCGAACGAAATTTATTTTGAGCTTCGGCAAGTCGGCACCTATCTGCGGTGTACGGCCATTGATGGCAAAACAGGCGTGGAAGTGACTGTTGCCGGACCTGTCAGCCGGAATCCGGAACAACTGAAGCGCGTTGCTGCACAAAAACTTGAATACGTTCTCAAAAAGGGATAA
- a CDS encoding O-acetylhomoserine aminocarboxypropyltransferase/cysteine synthase family protein has product MSSTKPETIVLHAGYRAEPTTGSVAVPLYQTTSYEFRDTQHAADLFALKELGNIYTRLMNPTNDVLEQRVAALEGGAAAVALASGQAASTFSILNIAQAGDNIVSSTDLYGGTWNLFANTFKQMGIEVRFADPADPENFRRLADDKTRAFYAETLPNPKLQVFPIREVADIGDDLGIPLIVDNTAAPVICKPIEHGASIVMYSTTKFIAGHGTSVGGIVVDSGKFDWEKHAKRFPLLNEPDPSYHGAVWTEAVKPIGPVAYAIKLRCTLLRDVGAAASPFNSFQTIQGMETLPLRMERHCENALKVADFLASHPKVTKVIHPSKQDGEARRRADKYLKGGLGSLMGFELAGGKDAGEKFINSLELFYHVANIGDTRSLAIHPATTTHSQLSEKDRLSSGVTDGYVRLSIGIEHIDDILADLTQALDKA; this is encoded by the coding sequence ATGTCTTCGACCAAGCCGGAAACCATTGTCCTTCACGCCGGTTATCGTGCGGAACCGACAACCGGTTCTGTCGCCGTGCCGCTGTATCAAACCACCAGTTATGAGTTCCGCGACACCCAGCATGCCGCAGATCTTTTTGCGCTCAAGGAACTGGGAAACATCTATACCCGCCTGATGAACCCGACCAATGACGTGCTTGAACAGCGCGTGGCTGCCCTTGAAGGTGGTGCTGCGGCTGTCGCACTGGCATCGGGTCAGGCTGCATCGACCTTCTCGATCCTGAACATCGCGCAGGCGGGCGACAACATCGTCAGCTCCACCGACCTTTACGGTGGCACCTGGAACCTGTTTGCCAACACCTTCAAACAGATGGGCATCGAAGTCCGCTTTGCTGACCCGGCCGATCCGGAAAACTTCCGTCGCCTTGCCGATGACAAAACGCGCGCCTTCTACGCCGAAACCCTGCCCAACCCGAAACTACAGGTCTTCCCGATCCGCGAAGTTGCCGATATCGGTGATGATCTGGGCATTCCGCTGATCGTTGATAACACCGCAGCCCCGGTGATCTGCAAACCGATCGAACATGGCGCAAGCATTGTCATGTATTCGACAACCAAATTCATTGCCGGTCATGGCACATCGGTTGGCGGGATCGTGGTTGATTCGGGTAAGTTCGATTGGGAAAAACATGCAAAACGCTTCCCGCTTCTGAACGAACCAGACCCCAGCTATCACGGTGCCGTCTGGACCGAGGCAGTCAAACCGATTGGCCCGGTGGCCTACGCGATCAAACTGCGTTGCACCCTTCTGCGTGATGTTGGCGCGGCTGCGTCTCCGTTTAATTCGTTCCAGACCATTCAGGGCATGGAAACCTTGCCGCTTCGCATGGAACGGCATTGCGAAAACGCGCTCAAGGTCGCCGACTTCCTGGCATCCCACCCGAAAGTCACCAAGGTCATCCATCCCAGCAAACAGGATGGCGAAGCCCGCCGTCGCGCGGACAAATACCTTAAAGGCGGTTTGGGTTCACTGATGGGCTTTGAACTGGCAGGCGGCAAAGACGCCGGCGAGAAATTCATCAACTCGCTGGAGCTGTTCTACCATGTCGCCAATATCGGCGATACGCGATCCCTTGCCATTCATCCGGCGACGACGACTCACAGCCAGCTTTCCGAGAAAGACCGTCTGTCATCAGGCGTGACCGACGGCTATGTCCGCCTGTCGATTGGCATCGAACATATTGATGACATTCTGGCGGATTTGACGCAGGCACTTGATAAAGCCTGA
- the mmsB gene encoding 3-hydroxyisobutyrate dehydrogenase — MANIGFIGLGNMGGPMAANLVKAGHAVKVFDLSADAVAKAVEAGASKAASVGAAASDVEFVVTVLPAGKHVLGVYDGLDGIIAHAKPGTVLIDSSTIDVDSARKAAELARGAGLGVVDAPISGGTAGAAAGTLTFMVGGSEADFASAQPILAGMGCNIIHAGDSGAGQAAKICNNMVLGVSMIAVSEAFMLAKRLGLDAQKLFEVSSKASGQCWALTSYCPVPGPVPTSPANRDYQPGFAVDMMLKDLKLAQQASAASGATTPMGALAESLYALYSNGGNGGMDFSAIVKMLDGEK; from the coding sequence ATGGCGAATATCGGTTTTATTGGTCTGGGCAATATGGGCGGCCCAATGGCGGCCAACCTTGTGAAGGCCGGACATGCGGTCAAGGTCTTTGATCTGTCGGCGGATGCGGTGGCAAAGGCCGTGGAGGCCGGTGCCTCAAAGGCGGCATCGGTGGGTGCAGCGGCCAGCGATGTCGAATTTGTTGTCACTGTTTTGCCCGCGGGCAAGCACGTGCTTGGCGTTTATGATGGACTGGACGGTATCATTGCACATGCCAAGCCGGGTACAGTTCTGATCGACAGTTCGACAATAGATGTGGACTCGGCCCGCAAGGCAGCCGAGCTGGCCCGTGGGGCTGGTCTTGGGGTTGTTGATGCCCCGATCTCTGGCGGGACGGCCGGTGCGGCGGCAGGTACCCTGACATTCATGGTCGGTGGATCTGAGGCGGACTTTGCCAGTGCGCAGCCCATTTTGGCGGGCATGGGCTGCAATATCATTCATGCCGGTGACAGCGGTGCAGGGCAGGCGGCGAAGATCTGCAACAACATGGTGCTTGGTGTCAGCATGATTGCAGTGTCCGAGGCCTTCATGCTGGCGAAGCGCCTTGGACTGGATGCCCAGAAACTGTTTGAGGTGTCTTCAAAGGCATCGGGTCAGTGCTGGGCTTTGACAAGTTATTGCCCGGTCCCGGGGCCGGTACCGACGTCCCCGGCCAACCGCGATTATCAGCCGGGCTTTGCGGTGGATATGATGCTGAAAGACTTGAAGCTTGCCCAGCAGGCATCAGCGGCATCTGGCGCAACAACCCCGATGGGGGCGTTGGCCGAAAGCCTTTATGCGCTTTATTCCAATGGCGGCAACGGTGGCATGGACTTTTCAGCCATCGTTAAAATGCTGGATGGCGAGAAATAG
- a CDS encoding DeoR/GlpR family DNA-binding transcription regulator has translation MSSVSSRQDEIQKLLRSQGTVHIHDLAALFHASLDTIRRDLRQMEEDGYLRRIHGGAVLPNTASESYADRAQELQPERTTIAQKAARELIPDDCVAFFDSGTTICEVARNLKPSFRGTVITVNPMIAVELADHPHANVIMLGGTLRKQDMVVCGPTTLDQLRNFNADIALLGTCALHPEAGLSTSSTEERATKAAMIAQSAEVIAITTADKLETSLPHRVCDIDAISHLVTGRKLSNGYLANYTRRGLNVIQA, from the coding sequence ATGTCGAGCGTTTCAAGCCGTCAGGACGAAATCCAGAAACTCCTGCGCAGCCAGGGCACCGTTCATATCCATGATCTGGCCGCCCTCTTTCACGCATCCCTTGATACGATCCGGCGTGATCTGCGCCAGATGGAGGAAGATGGTTATTTGCGTCGCATTCATGGGGGTGCCGTTCTGCCCAATACGGCATCTGAAAGCTATGCTGACCGCGCACAGGAACTGCAACCCGAGCGGACTACGATTGCCCAAAAGGCCGCACGCGAACTGATCCCTGATGATTGCGTGGCGTTTTTTGACAGCGGCACCACCATCTGCGAAGTCGCGCGCAACCTCAAACCTTCCTTTCGCGGAACAGTCATCACGGTCAATCCGATGATCGCGGTCGAACTTGCCGATCACCCTCATGCCAACGTCATCATGTTGGGCGGCACGTTGCGAAAACAGGACATGGTGGTGTGCGGCCCGACGACCCTTGATCAACTCAGAAACTTTAATGCCGATATCGCACTGCTTGGCACCTGCGCGCTTCACCCCGAGGCTGGCCTTTCGACCAGCAGCACCGAAGAACGCGCGACCAAGGCGGCCATGATCGCCCAATCGGCCGAGGTCATTGCCATCACCACCGCCGATAAACTTGAAACCAGTTTGCCGCACCGGGTCTGCGACATTGATGCGATTTCCCATCTGGTCACCGGGCGCAAACTGTCAAACGGTTATCTTGCCAATTACACCCGGCGTGGTTTGAACGTCATTCAGGCCTAA
- the hemB gene encoding porphobilinogen synthase codes for MVNKFAYGTFPSTRQRRNRMTDWSRRMVAETRLTSHDLILPVFVIDGKNERTPIPSMPGVERQSVDILVETAKHAEKLGIPALALFPYIDASLKTKDAREAYNPDNVVCRAVKAIKDACPNLGVITDVALDPFNADGQDGIVVDGQILNDETTEALVRQALVQAQAGCDVVAPSDMMDGRIGAIRKVLEESSLKNVQIMAYSAKYASAFYGPFRDAIGSASALGKADKKTYQLDPANSDEAMREVAYDLDEGADSVIVKPGLPYLDVLYRVKQEFGVPVFAYQVSGEYAMMRAAGQNGWLDYIGCAIETLSCFKRAGASGVLTYSAIEVAEALEG; via the coding sequence ATGGTCAACAAATTCGCCTATGGCACCTTCCCCAGCACCCGGCAGCGCCGCAACCGCATGACCGACTGGTCGCGCCGCATGGTCGCGGAAACGCGGTTGACCTCCCATGATCTGATCCTGCCTGTCTTTGTCATTGATGGCAAAAACGAACGCACGCCGATCCCGTCCATGCCCGGCGTTGAACGCCAGTCGGTCGATATCTTGGTCGAAACCGCCAAACACGCCGAAAAGCTCGGCATTCCGGCCCTTGCCCTGTTTCCCTATATCGATGCCAGCCTGAAAACCAAGGACGCCCGCGAAGCCTATAACCCCGACAACGTCGTGTGCCGCGCGGTCAAGGCGATCAAGGATGCCTGCCCCAATCTGGGCGTGATCACAGACGTCGCGCTGGATCCTTTCAACGCCGACGGGCAGGACGGCATTGTGGTCGATGGTCAGATCCTTAATGACGAAACGACCGAGGCCCTTGTCCGTCAGGCGCTTGTGCAGGCACAGGCAGGGTGTGACGTGGTTGCACCGTCCGACATGATGGATGGCCGCATTGGCGCGATCCGCAAAGTCCTTGAAGAATCGAGCCTCAAGAACGTTCAGATCATGGCCTATTCGGCCAAGTACGCATCTGCCTTCTATGGTCCGTTCCGTGATGCAATCGGCTCGGCCAGCGCGCTTGGCAAGGCCGACAAGAAAACCTATCAGCTGGATCCGGCCAACAGCGATGAGGCCATGCGCGAAGTCGCCTATGACCTTGATGAAGGTGCAGACTCGGTCATCGTCAAACCGGGCCTGCCCTATCTTGATGTGCTTTATCGCGTCAAACAGGAATTCGGCGTGCCGGTCTTTGCCTATCAGGTATCGGGCGAATACGCGATGATGCGTGCCGCCGGGCAGAATGGCTGGCTTGATTATATTGGCTGCGCCATTGAAACCCTGTCCTGCTTCAAGCGTGCCGGGGCATCCGGTGTTCTGACCTATAGCGCGATTGAAGTCGCCGAGGCACTGGAAGGCTGA
- a CDS encoding MFS transporter, which produces MQTHATAHNRVRAIFFLHGAAFSSWVPHIPLVQERLGLGHDELGGILLAAAIGVLAVMPIAGRLADRFGSERVVRYSGLFYFIAVGLPAFMPDYLSISIAMFALGFSGAFLDVAMNANGLQVERVKGRSIMSGLHGFWSLGGFVGAGIAAAWFALPIGNEFHLPIVLSLFLIAHIIAQAGLLSDQAATEHLSGPKDASQTAAAKTKDRNLFLMLLPFGVCAFIGQFGEGVLTDWATVFMNSELSSGPTLAAVGFAIYSFAMAATRLSGDALVTRYGRVPVLLTSSVLASLGTLILTLSPNIVVAWIGCGIAGMGLAVILPLLLSAASQTTGKGGGAVVSIIAATGYSAIMAGPPVIGAIGEALGLVTAFALTSAFLAMIIPVYLLTMRRRWQIAANG; this is translated from the coding sequence ATGCAAACCCACGCCACTGCCCATAACCGGGTGCGCGCCATCTTCTTTTTGCATGGTGCCGCTTTTTCAAGCTGGGTGCCGCATATCCCGCTGGTGCAGGAACGTCTTGGCCTTGGCCATGACGAACTTGGCGGCATTTTGCTGGCGGCGGCCATCGGGGTACTTGCCGTGATGCCGATCGCCGGAAGACTGGCAGACCGGTTTGGCAGCGAACGCGTGGTGCGCTATTCGGGGCTGTTTTATTTTATCGCGGTTGGCCTGCCCGCCTTTATGCCCGATTATCTCAGCATTTCGATCGCGATGTTCGCACTGGGCTTTTCCGGTGCCTTTCTGGATGTCGCGATGAATGCCAATGGACTGCAGGTCGAGCGCGTCAAGGGTCGCAGCATCATGTCAGGATTACATGGTTTCTGGAGTCTCGGCGGTTTTGTCGGAGCGGGGATTGCCGCCGCCTGGTTCGCCCTGCCCATTGGCAATGAATTCCATCTGCCAATCGTTCTCTCGCTGTTTCTGATCGCGCACATTATCGCACAAGCGGGACTTCTTTCGGATCAGGCGGCAACGGAACATCTGTCTGGCCCGAAGGATGCCAGCCAAACCGCAGCCGCAAAGACCAAGGATCGCAATCTGTTCCTGATGCTGTTGCCGTTCGGGGTCTGTGCCTTCATAGGGCAGTTCGGTGAAGGTGTCCTGACCGACTGGGCGACGGTGTTTATGAATTCCGAACTGTCGTCCGGCCCGACATTGGCCGCCGTCGGCTTTGCCATCTATTCCTTTGCCATGGCCGCTACCCGCCTGTCCGGTGATGCACTGGTCACCCGGTATGGTCGCGTGCCGGTATTGCTGACAAGTTCGGTACTGGCATCCCTTGGCACCCTTATTTTGACCCTGTCCCCCAATATCGTTGTCGCCTGGATCGGCTGCGGGATTGCCGGTATGGGGCTTGCGGTGATCCTGCCGCTATTGCTGTCTGCGGCATCCCAGACAACGGGCAAAGGTGGTGGTGCGGTTGTATCGATCATTGCCGCAACCGGCTATTCCGCCATCATGGCCGGGCCACCGGTGATCGGTGCCATTGGTGAAGCCCTCGGACTGGTCACGGCCTTTGCCCTGACATCAGCATTCCTTGCCATGATTATCCCGGTTTACCTGTTAACCATGCGCAGGCGTTGGCAAATTGCGGCCAATGGTTGA
- the livM gene encoding high-affinity branched-chain amino acid ABC transporter permease LivM, translating to MSAAFASSRTNGSEVVKELAFFAVIALLMSVMLLGVETVDRPTGLELAVRWDLVLIAIGATVIGRLGLIFRRENISRLGQAVLITLSAVAVFEMFVRFRELDDRWVSPVFLDMVFSSVVSTIVGIAFVAIIFATAYFTMKDKTAADVDESAKLSSKIQLAYRSNTKKIGLIGIIFFIIFPFIFGEDRSAIDLATLVMIYIMLGWGLNIVVGLAGLLDLGYVAFYAVGAYSYALLSQNFDLSFWLCLPLAGIFAASFGIILGFPVLRLRGDYLAIVTLGFGEIIRVVLINWYDLTGGPDGISSIERPSFFGLADFSRRVPEGTIGFNELFGMEYSSMHRLIFLYYLILVLALVTNFVTLRLRKLPIGRAWEALREDEIACRSLGINPTNTKLSAFAIGAMFGGFAGAFFATRQGFISPESFTFLESAVILAIVVLGGMGSQIGVVLAAIVMIGFPEMFRELAEYRMLIFGAGIVAIMLWRPRGLLSFRDPTILLNISQKEKVAGEIK from the coding sequence ATGTCTGCTGCATTTGCTTCTTCTCGTACCAATGGCTCGGAAGTGGTCAAGGAACTTGCGTTCTTTGCCGTGATTGCGCTGTTGATGTCGGTCATGCTCCTTGGTGTCGAGACGGTTGACCGTCCGACCGGTCTGGAACTGGCCGTGCGTTGGGATCTTGTCCTGATTGCAATCGGTGCAACCGTGATTGGTCGTCTTGGCCTGATTTTCCGCCGCGAGAACATTTCACGTCTTGGCCAAGCCGTTCTGATTACGCTTTCTGCCGTTGCCGTTTTTGAAATGTTCGTACGTTTCCGCGAACTTGATGACCGCTGGGTTTCGCCGGTCTTCCTCGACATGGTGTTTTCAAGTGTCGTCAGCACCATCGTTGGTATCGCGTTTGTGGCGATAATTTTTGCCACGGCCTATTTCACGATGAAAGACAAGACCGCGGCTGATGTCGATGAAAGCGCCAAACTGTCGTCCAAAATCCAGTTGGCGTATCGTTCGAACACCAAGAAAATCGGTCTGATCGGGATTATCTTCTTTATCATTTTCCCGTTCATCTTTGGCGAAGACCGTTCCGCAATCGACCTTGCGACCCTTGTGATGATTTACATCATGCTGGGGTGGGGCCTGAACATTGTGGTTGGTCTGGCCGGTCTTCTGGATCTGGGCTATGTGGCATTCTATGCGGTCGGGGCGTACTCCTATGCATTGCTGTCACAGAACTTCGATCTGAGCTTCTGGCTGTGCCTGCCGCTGGCCGGTATCTTTGCGGCAAGCTTCGGGATTATCCTCGGCTTCCCGGTTCTGCGTCTCCGCGGTGACTATCTTGCGATCGTGACACTGGGCTTTGGCGAGATCATTCGTGTTGTTTTGATCAACTGGTATGACCTTACCGGTGGTCCGGACGGAATTTCGTCGATTGAACGTCCGAGCTTCTTTGGGCTGGCCGATTTTTCGCGGCGTGTTCCGGAAGGGACGATTGGCTTTAACGAGCTGTTCGGCATGGAATACTCGTCCATGCATCGTCTGATCTTCCTGTACTACCTGATCCTTGTGCTGGCACTGGTGACCAACTTCGTGACCCTGCGTCTGCGCAAACTGCCGATCGGGCGTGCCTGGGAAGCGCTTCGCGAGGATGAAATTGCCTGCCGTTCGCTTGGCATCAACCCGACCAACACCAAGCTGTCGGCATTTGCCATCGGCGCGATGTTTGGTGGTTTTGCCGGTGCGTTCTTTGCAACCCGTCAGGGCTTCATCAGCCCGGAAAGCTTCACCTTCCTTGAATCGGCTGTGATTCTTGCGATTGTGGTTCTGGGCGGCATGGGCAGCCAGATCGGCGTCGTGTTGGCAGCAATTGTGATGATCGGTTTCCCGGAAATGTTCCGTGAACTGGCCGAATATCGCATGCTGATCTTCGGGGCAGGTATTGTTGCCATTATGCTCTGGCGTCCGCGCGGTCTGTTGTCCTTCCGTGATCCGACCATTCTGCTCAATATTAGC
- a CDS encoding ABC transporter permease subunit produces MDWAYFLQQLINGLTLGAIYGLIAIGYTMVYGIIGMINFAHGEIYMIGAFHSLITFLICQAAGISGILPLTLLLMLFVSMVLTSVYGWGVERVAYRPLRGSFRLAALISAIGMSIFLQNFVQISQGARVKPMQPLVEGGITLMESANFDVQLSYMQIVIIVLTFVLMVVFSLLIAKTSLGRAQRACEQDRTMAGLLGVNVDRTISTTFVMGAALASVAGMMVTLYYGVIDFYIGFLAGVKAFTAAVLGGIGSLPGAMLGGLLIGLIEAFWSGYLTIEYKDVATFGILVLVLIFRPWGLLGKPEVEKV; encoded by the coding sequence ATGGATTGGGCTTATTTCCTACAACAATTGATCAATGGTCTGACGCTGGGGGCCATTTATGGTCTGATCGCCATCGGTTACACGATGGTTTATGGCATTATTGGCATGATCAACTTTGCGCACGGTGAGATCTATATGATCGGTGCGTTCCATTCCCTGATTACCTTCCTGATCTGTCAGGCTGCCGGTATCAGCGGAATTCTACCTCTTACCCTTCTTTTGATGCTGTTCGTTTCAATGGTTCTGACCTCTGTCTATGGTTGGGGCGTGGAACGGGTTGCATATCGGCCGCTGCGCGGCTCATTCCGTCTGGCAGCCCTTATTTCTGCCATCGGCATGTCCATCTTCCTGCAGAACTTCGTTCAGATTTCGCAGGGCGCGCGCGTGAAACCGATGCAGCCACTTGTTGAGGGCGGCATTACCCTGATGGAAAGCGCGAATTTCGACGTTCAGCTCAGCTATATGCAGATCGTGATTATCGTTCTGACATTTGTGCTGATGGTTGTCTTCTCGCTGCTGATTGCCAAAACGTCCCTGGGCCGCGCACAGCGTGCCTGTGAGCAGGACCGTACAATGGCAGGCCTGTTGGGTGTTAACGTCGACCGCACCATCTCGACCACGTTTGTCATGGGTGCTGCCCTGGCATCGGTCGCGGGGATGATGGTGACGTTGTATTACGGCGTGATCGACTTCTATATCGGCTTCCTTGCCGGTGTTAAGGCGTTCACCGCAGCCGTTCTTGGCGGTATCGGATCTTTGCCGGGCGCAATGCTTGGTGGTCTTCTGATCGGTCTGATCGAGGCTTTCTGGTCGGGGTATCTCACGATTGAATACAAGGATGTCGCAACGTTTGGCATTCTGGTTCTTGTGCTGATCTTCCGTCCGTGGGGTCTGCTCGGCAAGCCGGAGGTGGAGAAAGTCTGA
- a CDS encoding acyl-CoA dehydrogenase family protein, with product MEFNLSEDQQAFAEAARDFAQNEMAPYAGDWDANHTFPEETLRKAAELGFAAIYTGEEHGGTGLGRLDAAVIFEELAAACPSTAAYISIHNMACWMIDTFGDDAQRAKYLPKLVTMEHFASYCLTEPGAGSDAGSLRTRAERDGDHYILNGEKAFISGGSRSDIYVVMARTGDESPKGISTFIVPKDAEGLSFGKLEEKMGWNSQPTAAVIFSNCKVPVENRLGEEGEGFKFAMKGLDGGRLNIAACSIGGARAAMEHAREHMKVRKQFGKSLDQFQALQFKFADMVTELEAARLMLHKGAWKLDHKTDDATQFCAMAKRFATDIGFNVCNEALQLHGGYGYIREYPIERLLRDLRVHQILEGTNEIMRLIIARAALKD from the coding sequence ATGGAATTCAACCTGTCTGAAGATCAGCAGGCATTTGCCGAGGCTGCGCGGGATTTCGCGCAGAATGAAATGGCGCCCTATGCTGGCGACTGGGATGCCAATCATACATTTCCCGAAGAAACCCTGCGCAAGGCAGCCGAACTTGGTTTTGCCGCGATCTATACCGGCGAAGAACATGGTGGCACAGGTCTTGGGCGCCTTGATGCTGCGGTCATTTTTGAAGAGCTTGCGGCAGCTTGTCCGTCAACAGCGGCGTATATTTCGATCCATAATATGGCCTGCTGGATGATCGATACGTTTGGCGATGATGCGCAACGGGCGAAATATCTGCCCAAACTTGTCACCATGGAACATTTCGCAAGTTATTGCCTGACCGAGCCGGGGGCAGGATCAGATGCCGGGTCGCTTCGCACCCGGGCCGAACGGGATGGCGATCATTATATCCTGAATGGCGAGAAGGCGTTTATTTCCGGCGGATCGCGCAGCGACATCTATGTTGTAATGGCGCGCACCGGCGATGAGAGCCCGAAAGGCATTTCGACCTTCATTGTGCCGAAGGACGCCGAGGGGCTTTCATTTGGCAAGCTTGAAGAAAAAATGGGCTGGAACAGTCAGCCGACCGCAGCCGTTATCTTCAGTAACTGCAAGGTGCCGGTCGAAAACCGTTTGGGCGAAGAGGGCGAAGGTTTCAAATTCGCCATGAAGGGCCTTGATGGTGGACGGCTGAACATTGCGGCCTGTTCGATCGGTGGGGCGCGTGCGGCGATGGAGCATGCGCGCGAGCACATGAAAGTGCGCAAGCAGTTTGGCAAAAGCCTTGATCAGTTTCAGGCGTTGCAGTTCAAATTCGCCGATATGGTAACCGAACTCGAAGCGGCGCGGCTGATGCTTCATAAAGGGGCATGGAAGCTTGATCACAAGACCGACGATGCCACACAGTTCTGTGCCATGGCAAAGCGGTTTGCGACAGATATCGGTTTTAATGTCTGCAACGAAGCACTGCAGCTTCATGGCGGATATGGTTATATTCGCGAATATCCTATTGAACGACTTTTGCGCGATCTGCGAGTGCACCAGATCCTTGAAGGTACGAATGAAATCATGCGCCTGATCATCGCGCGTGCAGCCCTGAAAGACTAG